Proteins from a genomic interval of Balaenoptera acutorostrata chromosome 21, mBalAcu1.1, whole genome shotgun sequence:
- the SARAF gene encoding store-operated calcium entry-associated regulatory factor: protein MVAAGGPEAAGRCALFSLLLLLLIAGSARGWHDPDRILLRDIKALTLHYDRYTTSRRLDPIPQLKCVGGTAGCDSYTPKVIQCQNKGWDGYDVQWECKTDLDIAYKFGKTVVSCEGYESSEDQYVLRGSCGLEYHLDYTELGLKKLRESGKSHGFNSFSDYYNKLYSRESCSISGVLTIVVLLALAFGVYKFFLSDGHDSPPPYSEYPPHSHRYQRFTNSAGPSPAGFKSEFTGPHGATSGFGSAFTGQQGHENSGPGFWTGLGTGGILGYLFGSNRAATPFSDSWYYPSYPPSYSSTWNSRAYSPLHGDPGSYSACSSSEPRTRTASGYGGTRRR from the exons ACAGAATATTGTTGCGGGATATAAAAGCTCTTACCCTCCACTATGACCGCTATACTACTTCCCGTAGGTTGGATCCGATCCCGCAGTTGAAATGTGTCGGAGGCACAGCTGGATGTGATTCTTACACCCCCAAAGTCATACAGTGTCAGAACAAAGGCTGGGATGGTTATGATGTACAG TGGGAATGTAAGACCGATTTAGATATCGCGTACAAATTTGGAAAAACTGTGGTGAGCTGTGAAGGCTATGAATCCTCTGAAGACCAGTATGTACTGAGAGGTTCCTGTGGCTTGGAGTATCACTTAGATTACACAGAACTTGGCCTGAAGAAATTGAGAGAGTCTGGAAAAAGCCATGGCTTTAACTCTTTCTCTGATTATTATAATAAGTTGTACTCCCGAGAATCTTGTAGCATCAGTGGAGTGCTTACCATCGTGGTGCTACTTGCTCTTGCCTTTGGAGTTTATAAATTCTTCCTTAGTGATGGTCATGATTCTCCTCCACCATATTCTGAGTATCCTCCACATTCCCATCGTTATCAGAGATTCACCAACTCTGCAGGACCCTCTCCTGCAGGCTTTAAGTCTGAGTTCACAG gacCGCATGGTGCAACTTCTGGTTTTGGCAGTGCTTTCACTGGACAACAAGGACATGAAAATTCAGGACCAGGGTTCTGGACTGGCTTGGGAACTGGAGGAATATTAGGATATTTGTTTGGCAGCAATAG AGCAGCAACACCCTTTTCTGACTCGTGGTACTACCCATCCTACCCTCCCTCATACTCCAGCACGTGGAATAGTCGTGCCTACTCACCACTTCATGGAGACCCAGGAAGCTATTCAGCGTGTTCAAGCTCAGAGCCAAGAACCAGAACAGCATCAG GATATGGTGGTACCAGAAGACGATAA